CTGCTCTTTGTCGGCGCGTGCATCGTCGTCATGCTCCGAAAGCAGTGGGTCGAGCACGAACGCCTCCAGTTTCCCCTGGGCGAAGTGGGCCTGCACCTGATCTCGCTGGGCGGCGGCAAAGGAGAGGGCGGCGACCGCTGGATCCAAATCGGTGCGGTCGCCATGTCCTTCGTGATGGTCTGGAACATCGTTTCCTTCTGGGGCGTATGGCCCCCGGTCCCGATCATGGCGGAACACTCGCAGATCCTGACCCTGGATCCGGCCTTTCCCGGACTCATCTTCCGAGTAAACGTATTCGTACTGTGTCTGCTGATCTTCGTAAACCGTGACGTGCTGCTCAGCATGTGGCTGTTTCTCGTCTTCTACGTGCTGCAGGAGGGATCGCTCAACCTGGTTGGCATCGGGTCCACGTCGGGCACCATCATTCATGGCGGCCTGGCGGGGATACAATCCATCGCGGGGCTGGTTACCTTCGTCCTTGTCGGCCTGTGGATGGCCCGCCGGCACCTCAAGGTCGTTTGGCGGCACGCCCTGGGCCGGAAAGGCGAGCTGGACGACTCAGAAGAGCTTTTTACCTATCGGACAGCCGTCTTCGGCTTCCCGCTGGGTCTTCTCTTCATTATCTGCTGGCTGTACGCCGCCGGCCTGTCCCTGCCGATCATGGCACTGTTCATCACGCTGCTTTTCATCTTCTACATCGCCCTGGCCCGCGTCGTGGCGGAAACAGGCTTGGTGACGCTCGACCTGCCCATCAACAGCCACCAGTTCTCCATCGCCATCGTGGGGTCCGCGCAGATCAGCCACGGCGATCTCACGGCCTTGGGCATGGCCAACGGGTTCGCCCGCAACTGGCGCACCTTCACCATGATCGGTACGTCCCACGTGGCCTGGCTGAAATCCCGGTGGCGCCAGCACCAGCAAGCCCAGGCCGCTCGACTACGGGACGCTTGGGTTTCCGGGAGCGGGAGCTCGGCAAAACACCTCTTCGCCGGCGTGGCCGTCGCGTTCTGCCTGAGCGCCGTGGCCTCCATCGGCTACGTCATCTACGCCGGAAACACCTTCGGTGCCCAGAACCTGCGGACCGACCTGGGTACGGACCGAGGTATCCGGTTCTACGACCTGATCGTGACCTGGGTCAACAACGCTACGCAGATCAGCGACCTCGAAATCCTGTTTTTCGGGAGTGGGGTCATTATGATGATCGTGCTCCTGGCCGGGCGGTTTCTTCTTCCGTGGTGGCCGCTCCATCCCATCGGCATGGTCGTCGTCATGTCCGCCCCGGTCAGGAACGCGTTCCTGACGATCTTCCTGGCCTGGCTGGTCCAGACCATCGTGTTCCGCATCGGCGGTCCGACGCTTTACCAGAAGGTCCGCCGGATGTTTATTGGCATATTGCTCGCCTATCTCTTCTGGCAGCTGGTCGCCATGGGGGTAGACCTGGCCTGGTTTCCGGACCGGCCCCATCGATGGGAGTCCTACTGAGAAAGGGGAATTGACACATGCAGTTCATCATGTTCACCAAGCACCTCGAGGGTCTCTCGCTGGCGGAAATCGCGGAGAAACTGAAAAGCGTGGGGGTTTCCGGAGCCGACCTGTGCGTACGGGACGGATATCCGGTGAATCCCGGGAATATCGGCCGGGCCCTGCCGGAAGCCGCGCGGGTGCTTTCCGATGAAGGACTTTCCATTCCGCTCGTGACCGCGCCGGGGGATTTCACTACGGCCAAGCTGGACTACGCGGAGAGATACTACGAGGCCTGCGGGGAGAACGGCGTAAAACACATCAAACTGGGGTACTGGCACTGGTCGCCGGGATCGGACTACTGGGCGGAACTGGACCGTGCGCGGAGGGAACTGGAGGGATTCCAGCGCCTGTCGGAGAAAACCGGTGTCAAAACCGTCGTGCATAACCACTCGGGCCACTCCATGGGCCTGAATTCGTCCGCCGTCATGCACGTTGTACAGGGATTCGACCCCCGCCACGTCGGCGTGTTCGCGGACGTTGGACACCTGTCCATCTGCGGAGAGCCGATCGACATGGCCCTCAACATCGTTCGGGAGTACCTGGCCGTCATGTCCTTCAAGGACCTGAAGCGGGTACAACGGGTCCACGATGGCGAGCGGCGGTGGGAGGTGGACGTGGTTCGCCTGGGCACGGGTTTCGGGGACTGGAAGACGGTGCTGTCCACGCTGAAGGCCCAGGGCTTCGACGGGCCCGTCAGCATGCACAGCGAGTACGGCGGCGAGCCCGTGGACACGGTCGTCGATCTCGCCCGGTCGGACCTGCGGTTCATCCGGAACCTGATGGAACAGCTATAAAGGAGCGTCGTCTGATTCTGCCGATCGGCAGACGCACGCACGACGCACGACGACGGCCGGGTTAAAACCCGGTCCTGCGTGCTACCAGTGCCAGATCTGATTCCAGGTCTCCATCCAGTCCCGGCCCTCGCTGACGACAGTCAGGTCATCGGGAAACGAGACCCCCGGCCTGCCCTTGTAGTGCGCGGCGTTGTCCACGGTGTCCAGTTCGATCGTGATCCTCGTAGGCGCCGCCGGCACGTAGGGCTCGATGTCCGGCAAGTCCAGCAGCGCCCGCCGCGTGCCGTCCTCGATCATCTGCCGCGCGCGCGCCGGGGGGATCTGCCGGGCCGAGTATCTAGACAGGCCGCGTTTGACGGCCACGACAGGAAGGTTCTCTCCCAGCAGT
The sequence above is a segment of the Gemmatimonadota bacterium genome. Coding sequences within it:
- a CDS encoding sugar phosphate isomerase/epimerase, whose protein sequence is MQFIMFTKHLEGLSLAEIAEKLKSVGVSGADLCVRDGYPVNPGNIGRALPEAARVLSDEGLSIPLVTAPGDFTTAKLDYAERYYEACGENGVKHIKLGYWHWSPGSDYWAELDRARRELEGFQRLSEKTGVKTVVHNHSGHSMGLNSSAVMHVVQGFDPRHVGVFADVGHLSICGEPIDMALNIVREYLAVMSFKDLKRVQRVHDGERRWEVDVVRLGTGFGDWKTVLSTLKAQGFDGPVSMHSEYGGEPVDTVVDLARSDLRFIRNLMEQL